In the Oncorhynchus gorbuscha isolate QuinsamMale2020 ecotype Even-year linkage group LG05, OgorEven_v1.0, whole genome shotgun sequence genome, one interval contains:
- the LOC124035316 gene encoding C-X-C motif chemokine 13-like isoform X2, with protein sequence MPFKPHYLLVVLTLCCVAALHAFPMGGFAPRVTCRCIRTSPAFISPTRFHKLEILPAGAHCSRMEMIVTKKDKTIICVNPEAKWIKKVIARLQSNTIWQHQHHLSTVTPSVNSNNICQQ encoded by the exons ATGCCCTTCAAGCCACACTACTTGTTGGTCGTACTGACTCTCTGCTGCGTTGCTGCTCTTCACG CGTTTCCTATGGGCGGCTTCGCTCCACGTGTGACATGTCGTTGCATCCGGACGTCCCCTGCCTTCATCTCTCCCACCAGGTTTCACAAGTTGGAGATCTTACCTGCAGGAGCCCACTGTAGTCGCATGGAGATGAT CGTTACCAAGAAGGACAAGACCATCATCTGTGTGAATCCAGAGGCAAAATGGATCAAAAAAGTCATTGCCCGGTTACAAAG TAACACTATCTGGCAACACCAACACCATCTGTCAACAGTAACACCATCTGTCAACAGTAACAACATCTGTCAACAGTAA
- the LOC124035316 gene encoding C-X-C motif chemokine 13-like isoform X1 has translation MPFKPHYLLVVLTLCCVAALHAFPMGGFAPRVTCRCIRTSPAFISPTRFHKLEILPAGAHCSRMEMIVTKKDKTIICVNPEAKWIKKVIARLQSNNKGSAGVPISTMTDGINMIVEQLQ, from the exons ATGCCCTTCAAGCCACACTACTTGTTGGTCGTACTGACTCTCTGCTGCGTTGCTGCTCTTCACG CGTTTCCTATGGGCGGCTTCGCTCCACGTGTGACATGTCGTTGCATCCGGACGTCCCCTGCCTTCATCTCTCCCACCAGGTTTCACAAGTTGGAGATCTTACCTGCAGGAGCCCACTGTAGTCGCATGGAGATGAT CGTTACCAAGAAGGACAAGACCATCATCTGTGTGAATCCAGAGGCAAAATGGATCAAAAAAGTCATTGCCCGGTTACAAAG TAACAACAAGGGAAGTGCAGGTGTCCCCATCTCAACCATGACAGATGGCATCAACATGATAGTGGAACAGCTACAGTAA